The sequence AAAGACGGCTATTTTAACGTGCCATTAAAACGCAACCGCGAAACCATTGAGCAACCAGCCAACCAGCATACCATTACACAACGCTATACCGAGGAAGCGGTAAACTACATCGCCGAACATAAAGACGGGCCGTTCTTTCTGTACATGGCGCACTCCATGCCTCATGTGCCGCTTTACCCCTCGGAAGATTTTAAAGGAAAGAGCCTACGAGGAACGTACGGCGATGTGATTGAAGAGTTTGACTGGAGCGTGGGAAAGATTATCGATGCCTTGAAAGAGAATGGGTTGGATGACAACACGCTGGTGGTGTTTACTTCTGATAATGGCCCCTGGCTGATGTTTAACGAACATGGTGGAAGTGCCGGTTTGTTACGTGGTGGAAAAGGCGGAACGTATGAAGGCGGAATGCGGGAGCCAACCGTTTTTTGGGGACCGGGAATGGTTGACCCGGGAGTGATTACCGGATTGGGTACTACTATGGACCTGCTACCAACGTTCTGTAAAATGGCCGGGGTGGAACTTCCAAACGACCGAGTTTACGATGGTTACGATATTTCTTCAGTGCTCTCGGAGAAAGGCGAATCCCCGCGTAACGAAGTTTTTTATTACAGGGGGCAACAGGTGTATGCGGTAAGAAAAGGAGCGTACAAAGCACATTTTATCACGCAGCCGGCCTATGGTGGAGGAGGCCCCACTGAAAGGGAAATCCCGGAATTGTATAACCTGAATGTGGATCCGTCGGAGAAATACAACATTGCGGAACAACGTCCTGATGTAATTAAGGAATTAGCGGAATTGATGGAAGCCCATAAAAAGACGGTGGTTCCGGTTGAAGATCAGTTGGTAAAACGTTAGGCGTTTTGCAACGACCGCTGTTCATTTGAACAAGGCGAGTATCATTCCGTGAATCAACTTTAAAACAGAACCATTAAAACTAAACCAAAATGATAAAATTAAAATCGATGAAAACCACGCTGATTATTCTGCTGTTTGCGTTGCTGCAAAGTCTGAATGTTTGGGCACAGCAAGACCGCCCCAATATTTTGTGGATCACCAGCGAAGATAATAGTCCGTATTTAGGCTGTTACGGCGATGCCTTTGCTACCACGCCAACTTTGGATAAACTGGCTGATGAAGGTTTCCGTTATACCAATGCTTATGCCAATTGTCCGGTTTGTGCTCCGGCCCGGAATACGATTATTACCGGAGTTTATGCGGCGTCAAACGGAAATGAACAGATGCGGAGTACCTATCCGAAATCGGAATCCGTAATTCCTTATCCCGAGCTGTTACGAAAAGCCGGGTATTACTGCACCAACAACGTAAAGACCGACTACAATTTTGCCGGCGATTACAACAGCATATGGGACGAGTGCAGCAGAACGGCTCATTGGAAAAACACGCCGGACGGAAAACCATTCTTTGCCATTTTTAACCTGCTGACCACGCACGAGAGTCAGTTGTTCCCTTTTATTCCCAATGAAGAATTGAGGCACAAACCGGAAGATGTGGTCTTGCCACCGTATCATCCCGATACTGAAGAGATGCGTCACGACTGGGCACAGTATTACGACAAGGTGCAGGATATGGACGCGCAGGTTGGCGAGTTACTAAATGAGCTGGAAGAAAGCGGCCTGGCCGACAATACTATTATTTTCTATTATGCCGATCATGGGGGTGTGCTGGCACGCAGCAAAAGGTATATTTTCCAAACCGGAACATGGGTGCCGTTTATCGTTCGTATTCCTGAAAAATACAAACAATATTTCCCTGCCGATAAACCGGGCGATGCTGTTGACCGCAACATTAGCTTTGTGGACCTTGCACCAACCTTGCTCAGTATTGTCGGAGCCGAAAAACCGGATTACATGCAGGGCAACGCTTTTCTTGGAAATGCCGTTGAACCGGAACCAGAGTATGTTCATCTTACCCGTGCCCGGATGGACGAACGTGTTGATATGAGTCGTGCGGTGCGCGATAAAAAGTATCGTTACATTCGTAACTACATGCCGTTTCGGATTTATATGCAGCATTTGGCTTATTTGTTTAATGCGCGTTCAGCGCAATCGTGGGAAGATTATTACCTGGCCGGAAAGTGCAACGATATGCAAAGTCGGGCCTTTCAAACTAAACCGGTTGAAGAGCTTTACGATACCGAAAATGATCCGTATGAAGTGAATAACCTTGCTGATGATCCGGCATACAAAGAAGTGCTGGAGCGTATGCGTAAAGAGAATTCCCGCTGGATGAAAGAGATCAGGGATGTGGGATTGATTCCGG comes from uncultured Draconibacterium sp. and encodes:
- a CDS encoding sulfatase — encoded protein: MKIKFHIQHVLPLLILFVSAFACTAPQQDESRQKPNIIVIFADDMGYNDVGIFGHPTIKTPHLDRLAYEGQKWTNFYVAAPVCTPSRAGLLTGRLPIRSGMCSDKSRVLFPESTGGLPESEITIASALKKADYSTAIIGKWHLGHLQPFDPNSHGFDYYFGIPYSNDMDQTLPEGVSYIEACSNPKDGYFNVPLKRNRETIEQPANQHTITQRYTEEAVNYIAEHKDGPFFLYMAHSMPHVPLYPSEDFKGKSLRGTYGDVIEEFDWSVGKIIDALKENGLDDNTLVVFTSDNGPWLMFNEHGGSAGLLRGGKGGTYEGGMREPTVFWGPGMVDPGVITGLGTTMDLLPTFCKMAGVELPNDRVYDGYDISSVLSEKGESPRNEVFYYRGQQVYAVRKGAYKAHFITQPAYGGGGPTEREIPELYNLNVDPSEKYNIAEQRPDVIKELAELMEAHKKTVVPVEDQLVKR
- a CDS encoding sulfatase encodes the protein MIKLKSMKTTLIILLFALLQSLNVWAQQDRPNILWITSEDNSPYLGCYGDAFATTPTLDKLADEGFRYTNAYANCPVCAPARNTIITGVYAASNGNEQMRSTYPKSESVIPYPELLRKAGYYCTNNVKTDYNFAGDYNSIWDECSRTAHWKNTPDGKPFFAIFNLLTTHESQLFPFIPNEELRHKPEDVVLPPYHPDTEEMRHDWAQYYDKVQDMDAQVGELLNELEESGLADNTIIFYYADHGGVLARSKRYIFQTGTWVPFIVRIPEKYKQYFPADKPGDAVDRNISFVDLAPTLLSIVGAEKPDYMQGNAFLGNAVEPEPEYVHLTRARMDERVDMSRAVRDKKYRYIRNYMPFRIYMQHLAYLFNARSAQSWEDYYLAGKCNDMQSRAFQTKPVEELYDTENDPYEVNNLADDPAYKEVLERMRKENSRWMKEIRDVGLIPETEYTKRAGDGSMYEYMRSAACPFDELLAAAELATKAGTEQFSNTLNY